The region CCCCTCACTCTGGCCCAGGCCTGGGAGGAGCGCGACACGGACCCCGCCCGCGCCCGCCAGAGCGCCCGCGCGCACCTGAACACCCCCGCCCACGCGCAGGCCAGCGTCCTGCTCGGCTACCTCGACTGGCGCGCCGGGCAGCTCCCGCAGGCCACCGAGGACATCAGCGCCGCGATCGGCACCCTGCGCCTCGGGGAACCCAGCGTGTGGCTCGGGCGGGGCCTGAACATCCTCGCGGCCCTCCAGAGCACCGTGAACCGCGCCGACCGCGCCGTCGAACTGTACGAGGAACAGGTCTCCCTGGCCCGGCACATCAACGACGCGGAACTCACCGCGACCGCCCTGCACGACCTCGCCGTCGAACTGCGCCGCAGCGACCCGCAGCGCGCCCGCGCGCACATCACCGAGGCGCTCGGCACCTTCCGGGGGCTGAACTACACCTTCGGCGTCGCCATCGCCCACGCCAACCTCGCCGAATTCGACCTGGACGAGGGCGACCTGCCCAGCGCCTACCGGCACGTGCAGCAGGCGCTGGGTTACCCGCACCTCGACCAGCACCCCCACCTGGAAGCGAGCCTGCTCACCACCCTACTGCTCGTGCACCCCCCCGGCACCAGCGACGCCGAACGCCGCCGCGCCCAGCGGCGCCTGCGGCAACTGCACGACGACAGCCGCAACCCGGAACTGCGCGCCACCGTCGCCCTGGCCCTCGCCGCGCACACCGACAACCAGACCGCCAGCACCCTCCTCTCGGACGCGCTGCGCGACCTGACCCCCCTGGGCGACCACGTCCTGCTGCCCGACCTGCACGAGCAGCTCAGCGGCCTGCGCGACCAGCTCGGCGACCCCGCCGCCGCCCTGCACCACCTGCGCGAGACCCTCGCCTACACCCGCCGCACCCACGCCGCCGAACGCCGCCAGAACTTCCAGACCTTCGAGATCCTCGCCCGCATCCAGTCCCTGCAGGACCAGGCGCGAGAGGAACGCCAGCGCAACACCGAACTCCAGGCGCACCTGCAGGAACTGCGCGCCCTGAACGCCCGCATCCGCGAACTGGGCCGCACCGACCACCTGACCCGCCTCGCCAACCGCGAGCACCTCTTCACCGAAGGCCAGCACCTCGCGCAGACCGCCACCGACCACACCCCGCTGAGCGCCGCGCTGATCGACATCGACCACTTCAAGGTCGTGAACGACACCTGGGGCCACCAGACCGGCGACCTCGTGCTGCAACGCGTGGCCCGCATGATCCTCGACGTGGCCCGCCCCGGCGACATCGCCGCCCGCTACGGCGGCGAGGAATTCGTGCTGCTGCGCCCGGCGCCCGCCGGGGACCTCAGCGCCAGCTGCCACGACCTCCAGCAGCTCATCCGGCTCCACCCCTGGAGCAGCGTCGCGCCCGGCATGCACGTCACCCTGAGCATCGGCGTGGCCCAGACGACCACCCCGGACTTCGACCGGCTGCTCGGCGACGCCGACCGCCGCCTGTACCGCGTGAAACGCGACGGCCGCAACAGCATCCTCGACCACGACTGACCGGGGCGAACAGCGGCACCCCGGGGTGAAGCGCCCGCCCCGGGGCTCCACCTCCGACCGTGCCCTTCCCAGGTGTTACCGGACGGGAGAGGGGGCGCGTCATACGGGATTCAAGTGATTCCACATCATTCGGAGTCGCCCGGTGGCCCCCTCACCCTTCCGTCGCTTCGCTCCTCCCTCCCTCTCCCACCAGGGGAGAGGGGACAATGGAACGCGATCACGGTGCAAGCAAGTCAATTTAATCCCGTATCATTCGATCAGCACGGCGCGGACATCACCGACGTTGTGCCCGGTCGGTCCGGTCCGCAGCAGGTCCCCCAGCGCCTCGAAGAAGGGGTGCGCGTCGTGACGGCGCAGGGACTCGCGCGGGTCCAGACCCAGTGCGCGGGCGCGGTCCAGGCTGTCCGGGTGCAGGATCGCGCCCGCCGCGTCACTGCTGCCGTCCACGCCGTCACTCCCCGCAGACAGGACGTGCACGCCGCGCAGCCCCGCCGGGGTGCCGCCCAGCTCGGTCAGGAGGGCCAGTGCGAACTCCAGGTTCCGCCCACCCCGCCCGGCGTCCGGGCCGAGCGTGACGGTCGCCTCGCCGCCCGACAGGAGGGCCACCGGGCGCGGGGCGGGCGTGCCGTGCTCCTGCACGCTGCGGATCACGGACGCGTGGAACGCCGCCAGCGCCCGGGCCTCGCCAGTGAAGGTGTCCCCCAGGATCAACGTGGGCACCCCCTGGGCCGTCAGCGCCTCCCGCGCGGCCTCAAGCAGATGACGGTTCCCACCGATCACCGTCGCCTCCGAGTCGGGCAGGGCCACCGGCGTGTCCGGCGCGCCGCTGAGGAAGAACGCGCGGGCCTCCGGCGCGGCCAGCCCGTAGCGGTCCAGCACGGCCAGCGCGTCTGCGAACGTGGTCGGGTCCGGCACGGTCGGCCCGCTGGCGATCATGTCCAGCGGATCCCCCACCACGTCCGACAGGACCAGCGTCCGCACCCGCGCGCGGGTCGCCAGGGCCAGCCCCCCGCCCTTCACGGCCGACAGGTGCTTGCGGACCGTGTTGATCTGCGTGATGTCCGCCCCGCAGCGCAGCAACTCGCCGGTCAGCGCCTGCTTCTGCGCCAGGGTCACGCCGCGCGGCGCGCACAGCAGCGCACTCCCACCCCCGGACAGCAGCACCAGCGCCCGCTGCCCGGCCCGCAGCGACCCCAGCCGCTCCAGCGCCGCGCGGCCCGCCCGGACACTGCCCCCGTCCGGCACCGGGTGGCCTGCCTCGATGACCTCCACCCACGGCCACACCTCACCCAGTGGAGCACTGCCGTGCGGCGTGACCACCAGCGTCGGCACGCCCGCGTGGGCATCCAGCGCCGCGCGGGCCATCGGCACGCTGGCCTTCCCGACCGCCAGGATGAACTCCGGGCGCGGCCCGCCCAGATGCGGCGCCAGCAGCCGGGCAGGGGAGACCGCGTCCAGTGCGCTCAGGAACGCGCGGCGCAGCACCTCGGCAGGCTCGTCGGCGGGGCGGGGGACCATCAGGCGGACCGGGTCAGGCGGGCCGCCGCTGCATCAATGCCGTGCGTTTGCACCTCGCGACGACCTCGCCCCTCTGGTTCAGCGCGCGGTGCTCCACGATCACGATCCCCGCGTCCGGGCGGCTGCGGCTCTCGCGGACCTCCAGCACCTCCGACTCCGCGCGGATGGTATCGCCGTGGAACACCGGTTTCGGGAACACCACGTCCGTCAATCCCAGGTTCGCGACCAGCGTACCCAGCGTCAGCTCGTGCACGCTCAGGCCCACCAGCAGACTCAGGGTCAGCAGGCTGTTCACCAGCGGCCGCCCGAACTCGGACGCGGCCGCGTACTCGTGATCCAGATGCAGCGGCTGCGGATTCATCGTCATCGTCGTGAAGAACACGTTGTCCGCCTCGGTCACCGTGCGCGTCACGCGGTGCCGGATCACGGTGCCGGGCGTCAGTTCCTCCAGGTAACGCCCCTGCGGGCGGTTCAGATCCTCATTCATGGGTGCCTCCGGGTTGTGGGCTGTGGGAAGTGGGTTGTAGGAAGGGAAGGTCATGGTGGTCCCACGACCCACACCCCACGACCTACATCCCCTCCTGCGCCAGGATGGCGCGTGCGGCGGCCAGCATGGGTTCGTCCACCATCTGGCCCTCGAAGCTGAACGCGCCGTGGCCCTGCGTGGCGGCGTCGTGCGCGGCGGCGAGCAGGGCGCGGGCGCGCTCCGTCTCGGCGGGGGTCGCGCCGAACAGCTCGTGCGTCAGTTCGACCTGCGCGGGGTGGATGCACAGCTTCCCGGCGTAGCCCAGCGCGCGTCCCAGTCCGGCGTCCTCGCGGAAGCGGTCCGGGTGGTTCAGGGCGGTCACGACGATGTCCAGCGCGGGCACGCCGGTCAGGCGCGCGGCCAGCGCCACCTGCGAGCGGGCGTACAGGACCTCCAGCCCGCCGGGCGTGCGCCGCCCACCCAGGTCCGTGGTGTAGTCCTCCGCGCCGAAGTACGCCCACTGCACGGCGGGTTCACGCAGGATCTCGTGCGCGTGCCACACCCCGGCGCCCGTCTCCAGGCCCGCCAGGATCGGCAGGGTCAGGCCGAAGGTCGCCAGGGCGTTCACGACCTGCCGCACGTCGTCCGCACGCTCCAGTTTCGGCACGACCACCCCCGCCAGTTCGGGCGTCAGGACGTGCAGGTCATCCGCGAAGTACGGCGAGTGGACGGCGTTCACGCGCAGGAACACCGGCAGGTGCGGCGCGGCGGCGATCAGGTCCCGCGCGGCGTCCCGCGCGACCGGGCGGGCGGCGGCCTTCGCCTCGGGCGTACCGGGGATGGCGTCCTCCAGGTCGATCACCACCGCGTCGGGGGCGCTGCGGGGCAGTTTGGCGATCAGGTCGGCGCGGTTCCC is a window of Deinococcus grandis DNA encoding:
- a CDS encoding MaoC family dehydratase — protein: MNEDLNRPQGRYLEELTPGTVIRHRVTRTVTEADNVFFTTMTMNPQPLHLDHEYAAASEFGRPLVNSLLTLSLLVGLSVHELTLGTLVANLGLTDVVFPKPVFHGDTIRAESEVLEVRESRSRPDAGIVIVEHRALNQRGEVVARCKRTALMQRRPA
- a CDS encoding HpcH/HpaI aldolase/citrate lyase family protein; this translates as MSTNVRSAGRPAGLARPRSLLFAPGNRADLIAKLPRSAPDAVVIDLEDAIPGTPEAKAAARPVARDAARDLIAAAPHLPVFLRVNAVHSPYFADDLHVLTPELAGVVVPKLERADDVRQVVNALATFGLTLPILAGLETGAGVWHAHEILREPAVQWAYFGAEDYTTDLGGRRTPGGLEVLYARSQVALAARLTGVPALDIVVTALNHPDRFREDAGLGRALGYAGKLCIHPAQVELTHELFGATPAETERARALLAAAHDAATQGHGAFSFEGQMVDEPMLAAARAILAQEGM
- a CDS encoding glycerate kinase type-2 family protein, translating into MVPRPADEPAEVLRRAFLSALDAVSPARLLAPHLGGPRPEFILAVGKASVPMARAALDAHAGVPTLVVTPHGSAPLGEVWPWVEVIEAGHPVPDGGSVRAGRAALERLGSLRAGQRALVLLSGGGSALLCAPRGVTLAQKQALTGELLRCGADITQINTVRKHLSAVKGGGLALATRARVRTLVLSDVVGDPLDMIASGPTVPDPTTFADALAVLDRYGLAAPEARAFFLSGAPDTPVALPDSEATVIGGNRHLLEAAREALTAQGVPTLILGDTFTGEARALAAFHASVIRSVQEHGTPAPRPVALLSGGEATVTLGPDAGRGGRNLEFALALLTELGGTPAGLRGVHVLSAGSDGVDGSSDAAGAILHPDSLDRARALGLDPRESLRRHDAHPFFEALGDLLRTGPTGHNVGDVRAVLIE
- a CDS encoding GGDEF domain-containing protein, which produces MTDAPAPPPLTLAQAWEERDTDPARARQSARAHLNTPAHAQASVLLGYLDWRAGQLPQATEDISAAIGTLRLGEPSVWLGRGLNILAALQSTVNRADRAVELYEEQVSLARHINDAELTATALHDLAVELRRSDPQRARAHITEALGTFRGLNYTFGVAIAHANLAEFDLDEGDLPSAYRHVQQALGYPHLDQHPHLEASLLTTLLLVHPPGTSDAERRRAQRRLRQLHDDSRNPELRATVALALAAHTDNQTASTLLSDALRDLTPLGDHVLLPDLHEQLSGLRDQLGDPAAALHHLRETLAYTRRTHAAERRQNFQTFEILARIQSLQDQAREERQRNTELQAHLQELRALNARIRELGRTDHLTRLANREHLFTEGQHLAQTATDHTPLSAALIDIDHFKVVNDTWGHQTGDLVLQRVARMILDVARPGDIAARYGGEEFVLLRPAPAGDLSASCHDLQQLIRLHPWSSVAPGMHVTLSIGVAQTTTPDFDRLLGDADRRLYRVKRDGRNSILDHD